The nucleotide window TTCCATGGTCAATCACTATTCTGTGTCCAAGCGCCGCCGCGGGACGGATTCCTATACTCCGGGAGGAATCATGGGAAAAAGGCCGGATTACGCGGTGACCGTATACTGTAATCTGATCCGGAAGGTATTCGGCGGGATACCTGTGATCATCGGAGGGATTGAGGCGAGTCTCCGGCGCCTGGCCCACTATGATTACTGGTCCGATCAGGTGAAACGCTCTATCTTGATGGATTCTCAGGCGGATCTGATCAGTTATGGCATGGGAGAGCGCTCCATCGTGGAAATCGCGGAAGCGCTGGAAGCTGGTATCCCGGTATCCGAGATCACATATGTGCCAGGCACCGTATATAAGACAAAAACTCTGGACTCCGTATATGAGGCCATAACCCTTCCGGACTTTGAACGTGTGAGGCAGGATAAGAAAACCTATGCAGAGAGTTTTCTGATTCAATATATGAATACCGATCCATTTCGCGGAAAAGCTTTGACGGAAGCTTATGGAAACCGGGGATATGTGGTGCAGAACCCTCCGGCCGTGCCTCTTAGCCAGACGGAGATGGACGATATTTATGATCTGCCTTATATGAGGACTTATCATCCCATGTATGAAAAAGAGGGAGGAGTGCCGGCTGTTTCTGAGATCAAGTTCAGTCTGGTCAGCAATAGGGGTTGCTTCGGAGGCTGCAGCTTTTGTGCTCTGACCTTTCATCAGGGAAGGATCGTACAGGCGCGAAGCCATGCGTCTTTGGTAAAGGAAGCAGAACTGCTCACAAAAGATCCGGACTTTAAAGGCTATATTCATGACGTAGGCGGACCTACTGCGGATTTCCGGGCGCCGTCCTGCGAAAAGCAGCTCAAATCCGGCGCCTGCCCCGACCGGCAGTGCCTGTTCCCGGTTCCGTGCAAAAACCTGCAGGTGAGTCATAAAGACTATCTGGCGCTTCTGCGGAAGCTGCGTGCTGTTTCCGGAGTAAAAAAGGTATTTATCCGCTCCGGCATCCGGTTTGACTATGTGATGGCAGACAAGGACCGTGAGTTTTTGAAAGAATTGTGTGAGCATCATATAAGCGGACAGCTGAAGGTGGCGCCGGAGCATATTTCACCGAAAGTGCTCAAATATATGGGAAAGCCGGACAGCCGTGTGTATTTAAAATTTGCGGAGTCATACCGGGAGATGAATGAAAGACTTGGAAAGAAGCAGTATCTTGTGCCATATCTGATGTCGTCCCACCCGGGGTGTACTGTCCGCGATGCAGTGGTCCTGGCAGAATATTTGAGGGATATCCGGCATATGCCGGAGCAGGTGCAGGATTTTTACCCGACCCCGTCCACTCTTTCCACCTGCATGTATTATACGGGATTGGACCCAAGAACGATGGAACGGGTCTATGTGCCGAGAAGCCCTCACGAAAAGGCCATGCAGCGCGCACTCATCCAGTACCGCCTTCCAAAGAACCGGGAGCTGGTCCTGGAGGCGCTCAGACAGGCGGGCAGAACAGATCTGATCGGCTATGGGAGCCGCTGTCTCATACGGCCTGACAAAGATGGAATTTCTTCCGGAGGGAAACAGAGGGATAAAAAGAAAACGGCCATCCGAAACGTTCATCCCAAAAAGAGATAATAAGGAGATAATAGTATGGAATTGATATTTTTAGGCGCAGATCATGAAGTGACCGGAAGCTGCCATATGGTAAAGGCCGCCGGTATGAATATGCTGATCGACTGTGGAATGGAGCAGGGAGAGGATGTTTATGAGAACCAGGAGATTCCGGTACATGCCTCGGAAATCGATTGTGTTCTTCT belongs to Qiania dongpingensis and includes:
- a CDS encoding YgiQ family radical SAM protein, which gives rise to MKDFLPVSRTDMEKRGFTQLDFVYIIGDAYVDHPSFGPAIISRVLESRGYKVGIIAQPDWKDDGSIQVLGKPRLAFLVSGGNMDSMVNHYSVSKRRRGTDSYTPGGIMGKRPDYAVTVYCNLIRKVFGGIPVIIGGIEASLRRLAHYDYWSDQVKRSILMDSQADLISYGMGERSIVEIAEALEAGIPVSEITYVPGTVYKTKTLDSVYEAITLPDFERVRQDKKTYAESFLIQYMNTDPFRGKALTEAYGNRGYVVQNPPAVPLSQTEMDDIYDLPYMRTYHPMYEKEGGVPAVSEIKFSLVSNRGCFGGCSFCALTFHQGRIVQARSHASLVKEAELLTKDPDFKGYIHDVGGPTADFRAPSCEKQLKSGACPDRQCLFPVPCKNLQVSHKDYLALLRKLRAVSGVKKVFIRSGIRFDYVMADKDREFLKELCEHHISGQLKVAPEHISPKVLKYMGKPDSRVYLKFAESYREMNERLGKKQYLVPYLMSSHPGCTVRDAVVLAEYLRDIRHMPEQVQDFYPTPSTLSTCMYYTGLDPRTMERVYVPRSPHEKAMQRALIQYRLPKNRELVLEALRQAGRTDLIGYGSRCLIRPDKDGISSGGKQRDKKKTAIRNVHPKKR